The nucleotide sequence AAATTCCAAACCCAGATTTTGGCCGTCGCCGAATTGAACGAACGGGCCGGCGTCCAAATCGATCCCGACGCCAACGTCGATCGTCAGACCTGCGCTGAACCCAACGTCGCCTGCGATGTCCATCCCGATGCCGCTGCCGCCCAGGTCCAGGTTGATCGGTAGTGAACGCGTCAACGATCCGAGATCCAGTTCCAAATCAAACCCGATCGCGCGGTCGTTTTCGTCGAACGTGATGATGCCGATGTCCGACGACGTCACGTTGCCGTCGTTGTCTTGGTCACCGACCACATTAAGCCCCGCCGGCCCGAGCACGCCGAACAAGGCGGTTTGCACTTCATCTCCGAGCTGCGGCGAGTCGTCAAAACCTTGATTGAACGCGTCAGCCATCGGCGCGACAAAACGGTCAACGAACTCGACTGCGTCCTCGAGTGCCTCGCCAATCAACGGCACGTCGATGCCGAGGATCTGGTCGCCGAGTTGCGTCTCCAACGATTCGAACAACCCTTGCAAACCGGTCGCCAACGCGGCGATACCGTCACCCAACGTGATGCTGTCGATCGCCGCCGCAATGTCGGGCACCGCCAAGACGTTACCGGACTGCGTCGTTATCGGGGTGCCGTCGTCGAGGATTGTGAACTGGAAGCTATCGAGGTCATCCCACTGCAATTGCAGCTGCGACGCGGTGCCATTGATCGTTAGCGGCAGATCGACGCCGATCGCAGCGTCATCGATCAGCCCCAGGTCCGATTCAAAGTCGTCGGGTGTGAGTGAGGTCAACGTCTTGAACCCGCCCGGCCAATCGCCCGCGGTGATCGAGATGTCGACCGGATCGATAGACTCCGCGGTGCCGTTAAAGTTCAACCCATCACGGTCGAACGCCGCGCGACCGCCGACCACCGCGGCTTCCAGTGAGAGCACCGACGTGGTGAAGTTCAAATCGTCGGCGAACAGCCGCGCCTCCGCCGCGACGCCGCTGGTGTCATAAACGCGCACCGCATCGGCGACGTCACCCGCGCGGACCGCGGCGGTATCGAGCCCCAGGTGCGCTCGCAACGTCGCGGAGGCGTCGACGCCGATCTCGCCGCTACCGGTGAAGTCGACGAAGTTGTCCAGCGTGTCGAACCCAGAAATCTCCGACAGGTCTAGGTTCAATGACCGAGTCGTCGAAACGTCGTAGTCGAGATTGAGGTCCGCGCGCACGACGGCCGCGTTCGTGTCCAAGTACAAGTCGAATTGTTCGTCCGACAGACCCAAAGCCGATTCGACTTCGGCCTCCAACTGATTCAAAAGCCCACCGGGGTCGTTCTGCAGTTGTTCGACCAAACCGGCGACGTCGTCGGCGACCGCCAACACTTCGCCCAGCGACACGCCGATCAGCGGCAGATCCTGACCGAGCAAATCTTCAACGGCGATCGTGCCGACAAAATCGACCACGCGAGTTATCAGCTCGATGACGTCCTGAATCGTGACGTCGGAGAAGTCCAGCAGGTTGTCGAGGTTCTCGGTCGTGATCTCAAAATTTTCGGTCTGCAGCCGAATCCGCGGATCGGCGGTCAGCGCGTCGGGCCAAGCGACATCGATGCGAGGTATTTCGTCCGGGTCGGTCGGTTGTTCGTTCAAACCGCCGACATCAACGAATAGTTCAGCGCCGATTTGCAAATCGGCGTCCAGGTTCAGTTCCAACGACGAGAACGGATTGACGATCGCCCGAGTCAGATCGCCGATCGACAGAAAGCCCTGTCCATCCGGGATCGGGATCGTCAGTTCAACCGACCCCGTCAGCGATGCCGATCCGTTTTCGACCGACGCGGTCAGGATCTCACCGATCGCCGCGGTGGCGTTGACGTCCGATGCCACCGCCCCGAAGGACGCGTATAACCGCGGCGGCGACGGGATGCGAATCACTGGTCCGCGACGGTTGCTTGCACCGGAGGTCTTCAATTCCGGGCCGGTGATTTTCCCCGTGTCGAATTGATCGACACCAACAATGCCCAACTCGATCGGCAAAGCCGCCGCTTCGGGTGACGGAGCGTTGGCGTGATCAACGGTGATCGAAAGCGGCGTCGAACCGGTCGACGACGTGAAATCGGTAAATACCGGACGATAGCTGACGCCGCCTTCATCGGTTTCGAACTGTTGCAGCGAGGCACCTAGCACGACCTCACCGTCCCGTTCGATCGTGAACTGATCTAGGTAGCTCCGCATCGACTTGGCGGCGTGACCGACTTGGATATTCGCAGTGGTTCCATCCCGAAGCGCGACCCTTACCGGCACGATGTCTCCCCCAGCGATTGCCTGATCGAACCGCGCCGCACCGACGACCTCCCGGATCGGGGTCGCCGGGTCAGCGGGACTAGCAACGGCTGACGTCGCCAGGGATTCACTAACAAAGCGTCCGTCGTTGTTGAAGTCGAGCGAGAGGCCGAAAAGATCTTCCAGTGTTTGCCGAAGATCTTCATTGCCGCCCTCGAACGACAACGCCGCCGGAAGCGCGGAGCTGGGTCCGGCCGCGTGGGTGACCACGATCGAGTCGCCGTTCAAGGCTGACGACAACAGGTTGCGATCGGCATCTGCCGGATCGGCGACGGTCAACGCGATCAGCAGATCGGCGAGCGTTTGGTCGGGCGTGAAAGGTCCGATGACGGTGTCGGGAACGACGCCAGATACTGGCATAACGGCATCGCCCGGGTCAAACGCCAAGGTCGTTGTCCCGTCTGAAAATAACCCGGAATCGGCATCGAACAGATCTCCCAGCGACGCAGTGAGACGGACGGGGCTGAGCAGCAACTCCCGGGTCGTGACCTCGTCGGTCGGATTGACCGATCCCGATCCGTCAGGTCCGAGCAAACCAAGCACCCTAAATAGCGAGCCTTCGCTCATCGGATCCGGCCGAAAGACCAGAGTCCCACCGCCAGTGTTACTGATAAAAATTCGCGATCCCTCGACAATCTGGGCGACTGTCAAAGGCACCCCCGGCGTGTCTTCGACCGCCAACAGATTGACCAGATCGCCGAGCGTGGTCTTGTCGTCAAGGACACCCAAGTCGATCCGTCGCTCGATGCCGTCGCTGGAGGTCATCAGGACCGATTGTTGTTGACCGACTTCGTCGCCGGCCGCGAGACCAGCGACGATTCCATCCAAGGTCGTGGTCGCATCAACCGTGGCTTCGGCAACCGACGGGAACGCGTTATAGAGCGGCAAACCGTGCAGCACTCGGTCACCATCGAAATCGATCCCGAGCGGCAGTATCCTGGAAAGGAAGAGACTTCCTGAAGAACCCTCGGAGTAGCGGATGGACGTTCGAAGATCAAAGATGCTCTCGGGGTCGTTCGGCGTCCCACCCAGGACACCGGTCGTCAGGTCTCGAACGTTGAAGGTCCGGTTTTCGATCCACGCCTCGGTGAGCTGCCGCGAACCCTCAAAGAGCGTGAACCGATCGATGAGGTCGAGATGGTCTAGTCCGCGTTGCCAATCAATCGGCTCGATAGTTCGAACCGTCCCGTCCCGCAAACGGATCTCGATCGGCGGGCTGGCACCCCCGGCAGCTGCGGCGTCCAGCGATGCAAACGCCGCGAGTTCGCCATCTTCGTCTCGGACCAGACCGCCATCGAGGTAGACACTGATCGGGGCTTCGCCTGCGGTATTCCCGACAGTCGTCGAACTGAGGGGAACGGTTTGCAAAACCGTCCCAAACGCTTGACCGCCGTTGAAGAGCCGATCAAACAACGGGTCAGCGTCGACCAAGGTCAGCGGGTTGACGCTGCCCCCATTCGAATCGGCGACAATCCAGGAACGGTCCGCCGCATAGACGCTCACCAGCGGGTCGGAGATCACCATCGCTTCAAGGGCAGACGACGAAGTGTAGCTCCGCGGGTCGCCCGGCAGCGTGATCGTCGCCTGACTTCCGTTGGTCAAAAGAAACGTCGCGCTTTGGTCGAACGCTAACTCGCTGCGGGGCAGAAGCCGATCAAGCACGATGCCGAGGGGTAGCCCCGGTGCCGCCTGAGTCGATTTCTCCACTGCGATGACACGTTCGTCGTTTCCGAAGACCGTTGTACCCCGTCGCGTTCCCAGCGAGTCGCTGGTCAAAAACTCGTCGCCGTCGGGGTTGGCGTCCACTGCCGCCCCACCCGCCAGCGGGACGCGGTGTTGTTCGAATAACAGGTCGAAGATTCCACCGCCGCCCGTCAGATCCTCAATCTCCAACGCCACCTTGTCCGTCGGACCCGGGGGCGTCGCGTCACTGAATGCTGCCGGCATCAGAACGCCGAGGCGATCGTGCAGGGTAATCCGGTCGTCACCGGGCGCGATGTAGGCCTGGACTTGGATGTCGCCGCCCGAGCGGACGGTCAACGCGTCGAGAAGGGTCCCCACGGTGGAATCCGGATTCAGCACTCCCGTACTCACCTGGACGGCATCGCCGCCATCGATCCGCGAGATCCGGGCGTAGTGATCTCGGTTGAGGACGTTGTTGTATTCCGAGGGGGTCAGGATGTCGAAGAGTGGCGTGTTCCTGGAAATGGTGGTCGACCGCGGGAGCGTTCGAATGAATCGATCTAGGACGATCACGGCGGAATCCGCCGGAGCGATCTCGGGGGGGAGCAGCCGTCCGATCGGATGGTTCGCGTCGGCGGGATCATCGAAACCGATCGAAAATCTTCCGCCCGCGATCGGCATGGTGGTGTCTTTTAAGAAGATCGTGTCGCCCTTGGATCTGACAGACAAACCCTCGCCACCCGGGGCGCCCGTTCGGAAGAGACGGGTGAAGTCTCTGAACGTTGCACCGGAGGCCGTACCAAGGTTTACGGTGTCGGTCGTGCCGTCACGCAACTGGTACCGCAGTGTTGGGATCGGGGCGGCCCCTAGATCCGCCAACGCGGGTTCGAACGCCGCCAGGGGGGTGTCGAGAATGTCGGAGAACGGGACCAGGTTCAGGTTGATGCTGGTCGGGACCGAGAACGGGGTGGTGTCAGTTTCGAAAAATCGATTCCAAAACTCATCGTTCGACGTCACCGCGGTGGTCGCCACCGGCGGTTGGGCGTAGCCCAGATCGGTCAGCATCGCGGCCGATAACGTGGAAATGCCGATGGCAACGTCGGAACCCGACAGATCCCTCGGAACCATCGTTTCATCGAACGGTGCAAACGTCGCTTGATCGAAATGATGGCGGCTTGAACCGGGCTCGAAGCTTGCAGGAGCGTACATCTGTAGCGGCGAGCCCGGACCGGCTGGATTGACCAGCACGGAGTTTGGAGCGACGGAGAACAGCGTCCCGGGGTTGGCAGCGGTCCCGCTAGTAATCGCGGCCAGCCGTTGGGCGTTAGTGGTCCCCGGAGCCGTTAACGGAGTGACCACGGGTGCGGCACCGCCGACCCCCGGTGCGATATTGACCAAAAAGGTGTCGTACAGCGACGGAGCGTTGTTATCAAAGGAACCGCCCGGCGGGTCGCCAGGATCGATCGCCGGTCCCAAAATGTTCGATAAGAATCCTAGCCCGTGCAGGAGCTCGTGAGTCCCCGTTGAAAGAAAGCTGGATCGGTTTGGGTCCGCGGCACCGCTGGTGTCGAAATCCCAGTCGAACCGTGGATTGAACCGGGTCTTGATGTGAGGCCCAGCGGCAATCGCCGACGGATTGATACCGGAAATCGAAGCGATTTGGGCAATCGGATAGATGATGCTGGGATCAGTCGTTGGCGCCAGGCCAAAAAAACTGTTCGCCGCGTTGGCTGATGCCAGTGTGCCGGCATAGTCGAAATTGGCTCCAGCGGGTTCCAGCGAGGGATCGAAGGTTGCCTGAACGAGAACGGTGTCGAACGTTCCCAAGTTCGCTCTAGTGCCGATGATTCCCTCGAGGTGCTCGGCGATTTGCTCAAATCCCCATCGCCTCAACTCCCCGAGCGTACGCGCCCATGGCACGTCTTCGTCGCTGATCGCCGTTTGATCGAACACACCCCGATTGCTACCGGGAGCTTCCAAATACTGGAACTGGATGTCGACGCGTCCTGTTCCCGCTGTATGGTCACGAACGATGAAACGTCCAGTCATGTTGCCCAGCGGCGACCCGGCGATCACCGTCGGTTCGAAATCCAGGGTCACCAACAACTGGTCGTTGTCACCGACGTAGGTGCCTCTTTCGAGCCACTCGCCCAGAGTGACATGCGGATCGATCGTTCCCATGTCGATCTCGATCTCGCCTGCCGGAACTCCGGCGACGACCGGGGCCGCCGCCGGATCGTTCAATCGAACTCGTAGCTTTTGCGGGGTATCGGCCACATCCGCCAAACCCATCCGCCGTAGGATTGCCATCATTGGTGTCGCGAGGTTCGCGCGGTCATCTTTGACCGCATCGGTTTGACCCTCGAGGCTGATGCGGTTGGCCTGCTCGACCACGTTGACCTTCGCCGGCTCCGGACGTCCCAGTCCGATCTCGACCTGGAAATCGAATGCGACCTCACGGCTGATCGTCAGGCGGTTGTTGGTGCCGTCCTCGCCCGGATTCATCGTTACCGAAGCGATCGGAGAATCTTCGCCACCAGCGATCACACTCAAGTTTGCCTGGGCCACGATGTCCTCAGGCACCCAGCCAAAACCGAGGTCCAATGTGATTGTTCGCGTGTCTTTGTCGTAGGAAACAAAGTCGTTGACGGCGTCGGCAGCCTGTGGGATCAGGTTCGCCAATTCCTGAATCGTGTCGAACGCCGGCAACCCCTCGTCGTCGCGAAGGAACTGCAAGACCGCACCCGAAAACGCGTCGGCAAAACCGGCGACGTCGCCGACCGAAACGTTGTCGCCCAGCGGCAACGGATGATTCAGTACTTCGCCGGATTCCCATGCCCCGAACATCGAACCGAGCTCATCGATCGTCGACAGGATCGACGTCGCGTTGATCGTCGCAAAGCCCGAGACCATGTCGGCGTCGTAATCCGCGCCAGTCGGCGCGATCAGTTCAAATTCGGGGAACCGATCGTCAAATGGGTTGTCATCCACCGCCCGCAGCGTCGGCAAAAATCCGCCGACGTCGAAACCGCCCAATTCAAAGTCGAAGGGCAGGTCCATCGTGATGCCATTACCAACGTACTCGACCTGCAGCGACGACAACTCGTCGATGATCGACAGGCCACGCAAGGCGTCCAACGAGATCGATTCGCCCAGGATGTCCGACGTGTTTAGCTGTACGCCAAGATCGGCCAGAATGACACCGTCGGTCACACCACCCGCCAACACGCCGACGTTGGCGGCGAAGTTCAGTGGAATCGATTCACTGAGAATCGAAAGCGACACATCGGGAATCGTCAAGGTAAAGTTTTCCGCAGCATCGCGGATGATGTCGAAATTGAAGTCCTGCAAATCGATGCGAAACGGCAACGCCTGCGACAACAACTCACCATCGATCGATTGCAGAATGCTTCCCGCCTGCGAGGTGATCGGTTCAAGCAATCCAGCCAGGGTTGCATCAAACGTTTGCACCGGAGCAAAATCCAATCGCACGCCGGTTTGTCCGCTGGCAAGTCCTTCAGCGGCTTCGAGAAAATCAAACTCGGCGATCAAACCCGCCACGGTCGCCGTCGGGTTAGAATCAAGAAAGGCCTCGAGTGGCTGAAGCACCTCCGTATCAAACCGAGTCGCTAAGTTCAGAAGCGATCGGATGGACTGGGTATCGAGGACACTCGATCCACCCACCGCGTCCGGCAACAGTTCGCCCAGATAAGGCACTTCGGCCGCAAACCCGCTCGCGTTCTCAACCGCTGAAAGCACCCGAGAAATTTGCTGAACCGTTTGCCGAAGCCCAGACCCAAACGATTCGATGCCGTCAGCACCGATTGCCGCGGCATCGTCGATGGTCTCGACGAAGTTTGCCTCAGCGGAGGACAGCGCAGGCGTCGAAACTTCTGCGGGTATCGGCCCCATCAATCCATCTGCCGCCAATAGCTGGCGGGCTTCGAGTTGCTCTTTGAGCATTCGACGTCGAGCTCGACGCCGCGTGGATGCGGTTCGCGGTTGAATTCGGACGCTGGTTCGTTCCGGCGTCCCACCATTTGGATGGAAAGTGGTCATCGACCGACCCGCCTCTTTATGCGGAAAAATGGGGTATCTCATTCTTCATTCGCCGCGGTTTGGACATTTCGGCGAACTTGACTCAAGAATTCTCGCCCACGGGCACTAAAATCGGATGACTGTGGTTCGCCTGACGCGGAGATGAAACGATCGAAGCCACGGATCGCTGAACCCAGCCTTTTCTTCATTTCCCAACCTGATGTCCGATTTGCACGACGACACTCCGACTTCGCCGACGCTTTTGACGTCGATCGCCAACGGCGAGCAGCAGGCTTGGGAGAGGTTTGTTCGAATCTACGCCCCGCTGATCCTTCGGTGGTGCGAACGCTCAGGTCTCCAGACTTCCGACGCTCAGGACATCACTCAGAACGTCCTTTTCAGCGTCAACGACTCCATCGAGAAATTTGAACGGCGTTCGCACGACGGTTCGTTCCGAGCATGGCTTTGGGGTATGTGTCGTCATAAGATCGCCGATGCGCGACGAGGACGCCCCAGCGATGAAACTGTGATCGGTGGCACTGACGCCGTCAAATTTTTCACAAGCGTTCCGGATGTCACCCCACTCCCGTCAGAGCCTCCGGAAACGGAAAACGACATTGCCGATCTACACCTCAGGGTCCTCAAAGAGCTCAGATTATCGTTTTCCGAAGACGTATGGACTGCATTTTGGCGAGCGGCCATCGATGGAGATGCTCCCAAAGATATCGCGGAGGACCTCGGTTCAAGCGTCTGGGCCGTCTACAAGGCAAAAGCCCGTGTGCTCGCGCGATTGAAGGCGGATTTCGGCGAAGAGTTTCAAATCGGATGAACTGCCAGGTTTTCTCCGCAGCCCACCGGTGCTCTGGCCGCCGCGATCATTCCTCGCCGAAAATGGAGATGTCCAATCTGCCGCGAAGATACAGTGAGTTGGCAGCCAACGATTCGTCGCGAGTACTTCCATGCCCTTAACCCAATGCCCATCCACCGCTGCACTACAAGCGCTGGTCCGCGGTGAGCTTGCGCTGGATCAGCTCGAAGACATCATCGCTCATGTCGATGCCTGCGATCGATGCAAGGAATTTGTTGAACAAGCGGCGTCTTTGGAAACCACGACCGATAGTCAACACGAGGATGAGACACGTGACCTGAACTCGGAAAACGGTCGGCCAGCGCGAGGTACGGCGTCGGAAAGAATCGCCAAACGACTAAGGCGTCTGGCGGGAATCGCCGACGATTCCTCCGACGACGAGGTGGTCAGTCGTTTTCTCAAACGACGACGCTCTCCTCGTTCTCCATCGAATCAGATCCCCACGCGAATTGGTCCCTACGTCATTACGGGGCCTCTGGCTCGAGGAGGGATGAGCACAGTTCACTTAGCACGTCACATCAACTTGGGGCGGCCGGTCGCGATCAAGTGGATGGAAAACTTCGCCGACCTTGACGGGGGCGTTGTGCCGCGGCACCAGGCCGAACTCGTTTTAAACGAATGGCGTGCCCACGGAAGGCTGAGCCATCCGAACATCGTTTCGGCAACCGACGCGGGCCTGATCAACCATCATCCCTTCCTTGTCATGGAATGGATCGACGGCCTCGACCTCTCAAGTTTAATCAAGACCACGGGACCGTTGCACGTCATCGACGCTTGCGAGATTGTTCGTCAGATGGCCAATGCTTTTGCATATGTTCATGACCACGGTGTGGTTCATGCTGACATCAAACCATCCAATGCGATGCTCGATCGCTCCGGCGTGGTCAAGGTGCTCGATCTTGGCACCGCCGCACTGGACGATCAAATGAGCGGCGAAAAACCTCAATTCGGGACGCTGGCATTCATGGCTCCCGAGCGGATCGAAGAGGCAGTCACGGATCCCAAGCCTGGCGAAAGTGTTCGTTTCAAGACTCGCAACGATCCAAATTCTGCCATTCGATCCGAGATCTACTCTCTCGGGTGCACGATGTATTTTCTGCTCAGCCAAAAATCACCCCACGAGAAATCGACGACCAGCGAGCTGAACGCCAGCAAAGTCCTCCAAGCGGTATCCCGGGGACCCGTTGCGATAACAATCACTCCGACACAGGGCAGTCCCGACCTTCGCGGACAAGCAACGAAACTCATCGAACGGCTACTCGCACCCAAGCCAAGCGACCGTTTCCAATCGATGCATGACATCGCTGAAGAACTCACAAGACTCATCCAGACCTTTGAGTCGGAAGCAACGCCCAATTTATCCCTGCTGATTCGTGATCGTGCGACCGAAAAGCCGCTGCCCGACGCGACGGGGCACACCGTCGGCATTACCGACCTTTTGGACAGTCCATCGAAACCGACTGCAGCTCGCAGACTAGCGTTGGTTGCGTGTTCGTGCCTCGCACTTGCTGTGATCGCTTATGGCTCGCTGCGTTGGCTTAATCGCAGCCACAGCCGATCATCTCCGAACCGCCTCGCGACTGCCCGCATCAAGGCCGATCAGGCCACATCAAACAGTTCGCCAATAACGCCCGACATTTCACCACCGGAGACTCTCTTATCCAAAAGAGGTGTTGGCTATACGGTTTTCGGACCGGAATACGCTTCGTTCTTAAAATATCGCCCCCAAGCAAACGTCGACTTCTTTTCAACATCCAAGCAGCTTCTCGGCCGCATGCAACGGCTGGATCCCACGATCACCAACGCGAGTATCACGACGGTTGCTCCCAGAGACCGAGTGATTCAAGCGGAGTGGTCCTATGACGGACGAAGACTGGCGGTGATTACGGAGCGTTATCACCTACGGATTTATCATTGGAACGGCCACCGACTTGAAATCGCCTACAAGACACGCGGCGAAGGTACATCCGGTTGGGTGAAAACGATCTGCTGGGATCCCAACGACGGTGCACTCATCGCGGCATCGCAAAGCTTTTTGGGTCGCTTTTACCTTACCGAGCCTAACAACTACCAAGTTGACATCCTGCGAGTTGCCTTTTCGGACATCGAATCGATCGACACACTCACAGACCAAGGCGACACCCTGCTTGCCGTCCAATCAGCCCAAAAGGTGCTACTTTATGACTTGCAAAGCGGAGACGTGATCACCGATTTCGCCAAGGATGAATCACTTGTCTTTGACGCCATGGGCGACGGGCCGAGTTGCCTATTGAAGCATCCACTTGGAATCGATCGATGGACGGTACAGCGGGTCGCATCGAAACAAGAACGCGGCCAAGGTAGTACTAAACGGTGGAATTTTTGGCGGACCCCGATCCAACTGGATCGTTGGAGAGAGGTTTCAGACATCCGGTTCCTCGCCGGGAACAAGTGCTTCTCTGTCACACGAAAGACCGACCTGGTCGTTCACTCATGGGATGACTTGCAATCGCTGGCCACCCACGATTTTGGACAAGCAAGACCTCTCCATCATCAGTGGCTGCCCTCGTCGGACGGCAGCTATCGCCGCCTTTTGCTGGCTGACCTTGTCGGCGCTCGACTGCTTGGTACTGACGACTTGTCGCCCGGTGACTCGATCGCGGTGAACAAACCGCTTCGGGAAACTCGCTGTGCCGGCGACCAACTTTACCTTTCCTTATTCGCACTGAACCCCACAACGAACGGCAACACGACTCAGCTTGCTGCCTTCTGGCGCGGCACCGCTGAGATTTGGGACAGTGATCTTCGCACCATCGCGTCGCTTCCCCAAACCCGCGCCTTTCGTCTTGCCGACCCACTACCCAATCAAAGCGGCTTTTCGATTTTTTGTAACGATGGCTCGGGTGTCTTCGTTGGATCGGATGGGAAGTTTATCAGTCGACCAGTACCGAGTCTCGCTCCCGGGGAACAAGATTGCAAAGTGATTCAAGAGAGCTTTCTCGATGGCTTCACGGGGACGCTGCACCAGTCGCGAACGCTGTCGAGTCGAATCTATTCTCGCCCCGTCGATCACTTGCTGAATTGGGACCAAAGCAAGACTCGTCACGCGTTTAGTTTCATCCCAAGTCTTGTGCGGTATGGCGTGAATGACGTTACGCAGGTTCCCGAAGCACACCGTAATCGCCCTTGGGGGTATTGCCGGCTAGCAGCCCGAGATTCGCAAGGCAACTCATCAACCATTCTGCTTGATTCGACGCAACGGACTTATCGACTTGCTTTTTCACGAGATGCCGACAGGTTTTGCCACTACACCGGAGAGGGGAGGTATCGCATCTACGAAGCTGACAATG is from Crateriforma conspicua and encodes:
- a CDS encoding serine/threonine-protein kinase, coding for MVSRFLKRRRSPRSPSNQIPTRIGPYVITGPLARGGMSTVHLARHINLGRPVAIKWMENFADLDGGVVPRHQAELVLNEWRAHGRLSHPNIVSATDAGLINHHPFLVMEWIDGLDLSSLIKTTGPLHVIDACEIVRQMANAFAYVHDHGVVHADIKPSNAMLDRSGVVKVLDLGTAALDDQMSGEKPQFGTLAFMAPERIEEAVTDPKPGESVRFKTRNDPNSAIRSEIYSLGCTMYFLLSQKSPHEKSTTSELNASKVLQAVSRGPVAITITPTQGSPDLRGQATKLIERLLAPKPSDRFQSMHDIAEELTRLIQTFESEATPNLSLLIRDRATEKPLPDATGHTVGITDLLDSPSKPTAARRLALVACSCLALAVIAYGSLRWLNRSHSRSSPNRLATARIKADQATSNSSPITPDISPPETLLSKRGVGYTVFGPEYASFLKYRPQANVDFFSTSKQLLGRMQRLDPTITNASITTVAPRDRVIQAEWSYDGRRLAVITERYHLRIYHWNGHRLEIAYKTRGEGTSGWVKTICWDPNDGALIAASQSFLGRFYLTEPNNYQVDILRVAFSDIESIDTLTDQGDTLLAVQSAQKVLLYDLQSGDVITDFAKDESLVFDAMGDGPSCLLKHPLGIDRWTVQRVASKQERGQGSTKRWNFWRTPIQLDRWREVSDIRFLAGNKCFSVTRKTDLVVHSWDDLQSLATHDFGQARPLHHQWLPSSDGSYRRLLLADLVGARLLGTDDLSPGDSIAVNKPLRETRCAGDQLYLSLFALNPTTNGNTTQLAAFWRGTAEIWDSDLRTIASLPQTRAFRLADPLPNQSGFSIFCNDGSGVFVGSDGKFISRPVPSLAPGEQDCKVIQESFLDGFTGTLHQSRTLSSRIYSRPVDHLLNWDQSKTRHAFSFIPSLVRYGVNDVTQVPEAHRNRPWGYCRLAARDSQGNSSTILLDSTQRTYRLAFSRDADRFCHYTGEGRYRIYEADNEHFHSVASGYLAPFGNWTNARISHDGKTIFVAGSRSDSITVVALLAQNAQEIWRYRSTRLKNLAQIAMTESGNLLVCNEREWLVLDKETGKAIETIDTRLMFGFRQDRVRQSYIDQSIISWPRTKYVQPLAIWSPDVKLQCLVFACGNDRWISLTPDGRIIDQTESAVGSDRMIRNSQSSSGQWMPAESTSSGSAFAAADSLIVVCHHGDDNQTLHTFADVNTGR
- a CDS encoding RNA polymerase sigma factor, which gives rise to MSDLHDDTPTSPTLLTSIANGEQQAWERFVRIYAPLILRWCERSGLQTSDAQDITQNVLFSVNDSIEKFERRSHDGSFRAWLWGMCRHKIADARRGRPSDETVIGGTDAVKFFTSVPDVTPLPSEPPETENDIADLHLRVLKELRLSFSEDVWTAFWRAAIDGDAPKDIAEDLGSSVWAVYKAKARVLARLKADFGEEFQIG